In the Mesorhizobium sp. M1D.F.Ca.ET.043.01.1.1 genome, TTGGCCTTCATCAGCTGGATCGCCTTGCGGACGCGGAAATCCAGCATCGTGTTGATGCGCGCGCGTACCACCTGCGGTGCCGAAGCGTCCGCGGCGTCGAGCACGCTGTCGATGAAGCGCTCGATCTCGTAGTTGGCAACGTCGTCGATGCTTTCATTGTCGGCAAGGTGATCGAGCAGGTTCGCCGCCGCCTGATGCAGCCACGGCTCCAGCGTGATTGCGGCTTGCGCAAACAGCGGCGCCGAAGCTGGCAGGTCGCGGCGTCGGCGCGCCCAGTCGGGATCGATGTAGAAAGCGAGGAACAGGCCGGGCCTGCCGTCGCGGGAAAGCGCGTGGCTGTGCGGCTGGAAGGAATTGATGCCGGCGGCGGTCTCAGGTCCCAGCCCCACCGTCTCGCGGCCGATGGTCATTTCGCCAGCCGTGCCTTCCAGCCAGATGATGAGATGCGCCTCGCCATGGGCATGAGTGACGAAGTCGTTGGCGACATTCAGGACAGAGACATGTCCGAACCGGCCCCAATAGAGCCTGATCGCGTCCGTCATGGGTATAGTTCCTCCCGCAGGCGACTGGCCTCCCTTCGCCTGCCCGGGGATTGTGCGACCGGCGTCCGCCCTGCGTCAAGGCACAGAGGGACGACGGCCGCTTCGCATTGGCTGCCCGGGCAGATTTTCAGACTGAGCGATAGGGGGCGTCCCCCTTCTCCCCTTGTGGGAGAAGGTGTCGCCGAAGGCGACGGATGAGGGGTGCTCCAGGGAACGCCAGCGTCTCACTCCGCTGGAACACCCTTCATCCGTCTCGGCGCTATCGCGCCGATCCACCTTCTCCCACAAGGGGAGAAGGCAAGGCTGCGCTTCAATCGCTGCGCCGGAAGTTGCGGATGCGGTCGAACAGCACGGCCAGAAGAATGGCGCCGCCGATGAACGTGCCTTGCCAGAAGGCGTTGATGCCGAGCAGGCCGAGGCTGTTGCGGATCACCTCGATCAGTGCGGCGCCGACGATGGCGCCGAATGCGGTGCCGACGCCGCCGGCGAGATTGGCGCCGCCGATGACGGTGGCGGCGATCACCTGCAGCTCCATGCCGGTGCCGATATTGGTGGTGACGGCGCCCAGCCATCCGGTCTGGATGATGCCCGCCAGACCCGCCGAGAGCGCCGAGGTCATATAGACCGCGACCTTGATCTGGCGCACCGGAACACCGGTCAGCGTCGCCGCGTGCTCATTGCCGCCGATGGCGAAGATGTGCCGGCCGAACTTGGTCCAGCGCAGGATGAAACCGGTGATCAGCGCCAGGATGATCATGTAGAGCACCGGGTTGGCGATGCCGAACAACCAGGCGCCGCCACCCAGAGCCAGAAGCTTTTCGTGGTCCGGCCCGAACTGGAAGACGACGGTGTTGTTGGAGGCCACCATGGCGAGGCTGCGGGCGACCGAGAGCATGCCGAGCGTCACCACGAAGGGCGGGAAGCCCAGATAGGCGATGAGCACGCCGTTGAAGGCGCCGATGGCGAGCGCGGTGACGATTGTGGCCAGGATGCCGACCTCGATCGAATAGCCGGCATGCATGGTGACGGCCAGCACCATCGAGCACAGGCACAGCACAGAGCCGACCGACAGGTCGATGCCGCCGGTGATGATGACGAAGGTCATGCCGAGCGCGACGATGGCGACGAAGGTGATGTTGCGGGTGATGTTGTAGAGGTTCTTCTGCGTGGCGAAGGCGTCGGTGGCGAAGGAGAGGAACAGACAGGCGAGGATGACCGCGATCACCACCCAAAAAGTCTGGCTGGACATCACGCGCGACAGGAAAGTGTGCTGCTTCTGCGCGATCGTCTGGTCAAGGGTGACTGCCATTATCGACCTTTCCTGCCGGCGCCGAAGACGCCAAGAATTCCAGTGCTTTCATGCCACTTGCTCGATGGCGCCGGTGATCAGCCCGGTGACTTCCTCCGGCGAGCTCGAGGCGATCTTCTTGTCGGCGACCTTCCTGCCGCGCCGCATGACGATGACGCGGTCGGCGACGTCGAAGACGTCGGGCATGCGGTGGCTGATCAGCACCACGGCGATGCCCTGGTCGCGCAGATGGCGGATCAGGTTCAGCACCTCGGCGACCTGCCTGACCGAGATCGCCGCCGTCGGCTCGTCCATCAGCACGATCTTGGCCTGCGAAAGCATGGTGCGGGCGATCGCCACCGCCTGGCGCTGGCCGCCCGACATCTGCTTGACCAGATCGCGGGGCCGGGTCTCGGATTTCAGCTCGGCGAAGAGCTGGCCGGCGCGCTTGTACATGGCGGCGTAGTCGAGAATGCGGAAGGGTCCAACGCCCTTGCGAAGCTCGCGGCCAAGATAGACGTTGGCGGCGGCCGTCAGATTGTTGCAAAGCGCCAGATCCTGGTGGACGATCTCGATGCCATGCTGGCGGGCTTCCGCCGGCTTGTGCAGGATCAACTCCTTGCCGTCCATGCGCATCGTGCCGTGGCTCGGGTGGAAGTTGCCGGCGATCATCTTGACCAGCGTCGACTTGCCGGCGCCGTTGTCGCCCATCAGGCCAACGACTTCACCGGCCTCCAGCGTGAACGAAACGTCGTTCACCGCCTGGATGGCGCCGAAATGCTTCGAAATGTTGGCGAGTTCGAGAACCGACACCAGCCTTAAGCCTCCCCATTTTCGCCCTGCGACTGCTTCGCCATCGACGCCGGCGCTCGCATTGGCCTCGCACCTCCAGCTCCTCCCGAGCCGGTGCGACAGACCCATTTAGGCAAATGCGGACATGGGCGTCAATCAATTGTCGGACGATTAATTTCGAAACTCGTAAAAAAATCCGTTTTGTAGGACAAATAGGAATTGACGGCAGCGGCGAGCCGATATTAGCTAGCGTCGGAGGAACAACCTGCCCGCGCAAATAGCCCGTTCGGCGGAAGCGAGGGGCAGGGGATTTGATCCGGCAACCCCAGCGTTCATTCGACCTGGAACGGATCGGCAAATGCTTATCGGCCCGGCCAGGACACGGACGTTGGAGGCAATCCCCGTGTCCCTTGCATCCGGACCGATCGGTGTGGCGGGCACGCCGTGTCCGTCTTTTTCAAGGGAGGAACGTTATGAGGAAATCACTTTTGCTCGCCGCCGTCGCCGCCATGGCGCTGGGCGCCGGGCCGGCTTTGGCCAAGAAGCAGCTCGTCATTGTCGTGAAGGGTCTCGACAACCCGTTCTTCGAAGCCATCCACCAGGGCTGCGAGAAGTGGAACAAGGAGAACGCCAGCTCCGAATATGAATGCTTCTACACCGGTCCGGCATCGACCTCGGACGAGGCCGGCGAAGCCCAGATCGTGCAGGACATGCTGAGCAAGCCGGACACGGTGGCGATGGCGATCTCGCCGTCCAACGCGCCGCTGATTGCGCAGACGATCAAGAGCGCCAATCCGTCGATCCCGATCATGACCGTCGACGCCGACCTTGCCAAGGAAGACGCAGCCCTTCGCAAGACCTATCTCGGCACCGACAACTATCTGATGGGCAAGCGCATCGGCGAATACATCAAGAAGGCCAAGCCGAATGGCGGCACGGTCTGCACCATCGAAGGCAATCCGGCCGCCGACAACATCCTGCGCCGCGCGCAGGGCATGCGCGATGCGCTGTCGGGCAAGGATGGCCTGTCGGCGCTCGCCGGCGAAGGCGGCTGGACCGAGGTGGCCGGCTGCCCGGTGTTCACCAATGACGACGGCGCCAAGGGTGTGCAGGCGATGACGGACATCCTCGCCGCCAATCCGAAGCTCGACGCGTTCGGCATCATGGGCGGCTGGCCGCTGTTCGGCGCTCCGCAGCCCTATCGCGACCTGTTCAAGCCGATGGCCGACAAGATCGCCAAGAACGAGTTCGTCATCGGCGCCGCCGACACCATCGGCGACGAGGTGGCGATCGCCAGGGACGGCCTGGTGACCGCGCTGGTCGGCCAGCGGCCGTTCGAAATGGGCTACAAGGCGCCTTCGGTGATGATCGACCTGATCGAAGGCAAGAAGGTCGACGATCCGGTCTTCACCGGCCTCGATGAATGCACCAAGGACACGGTCGATACCTGCATCCAGAAGTAGGCTTCGATGCGGGGGCGCCTTTTACGGGCGCCCCTTCACCTTTCCCTCGGACGCTGAACGCGGCCTTTGCCCCGGCAAGAGGCGACAGGCTTCGCGCGCCCGAATTTCTGGCGGATGTTTCGCGGGCAACTTCCGCCCGCGACGGGAGGCACCGGAACGCGGATGCCACGGGAAAAGTCAGGCAAGCGCCTAGCCGAGCCGGCGCAGCCGGCCACGATCCGCAGGTCCGAGGCGACGCGGATTGCCGGTCTCAGCGTGCATGCTTCGCTGGCCGGCGAGATCGGCCTCAGGATCGTGCGCGGCGACTATCCGCCAGGCGCCATCCTGCCCAACGAAGCCAAATGGTCGGAAACCTTCAATGTCAGCCGCTCGGCGGTGCGCGAGGCCATCAAGATGCTGATGGCCAAGAGCCTGCTTGCGTCGCGCCCGAAGATCGGCAGCTGGGTCGAGCCGAGGGAACGCTGGAACCTGCTCGACCGCGACGTGCTCGCCTGGTACGCGACCTCGCCGGACCGCGAGGTGTTCCTGAGGACCGTGCAGGAGTTCCGCCACATCATCGAACCGGAAGCGGCCGCCTTCGCGGCGATGCGGCGCTCCGACGAGCAGATGGTCGAGATCAGCCAGGCCTGCCGCGAGATGGGAGAGGCGGCGCACATCCAGGAGCGCACGCGCGCCGATACGCGGTTCCATCTCGCCATCCTGCGCGCCTCCGGCAACGAGCTCCTGGTGCCGCTCGGCGTGCTGATCGAATCGGCGCTCGACCATCTCTTCGTCTTCGTCACGCGCGAGCACAGCGACCAGCGGCGGGCCCAGTCGCTGCACGAGGCGATCGAGCGGAACATCCGCCTGCAGCGTCCGGCCGCCGCCAGGACCGCGGTGCACAGGCTGCTCGCCAACACCGACGAGGTGATCGAGCGGTCGCGGCGCTGAGAAGCCTTGCGCCGGCGGCGTCAGATCTTCTGCTTCACGCCATCCTTCGACGGCATCAGGTCGACGCCGTTGAGCTTGCCGATATGGGTGGCCAGCATCGGCACATACTGTTCGGCCGGCCCCGCGGCGAAGGCGGTCGCGAACGAGTTCTTGGTGGCGTTGCCGAGCGGGTTGGCAATGCCGGCCGCGCCCGCCATCGATTCCAGATAGGTAAGGTCCTTGAAGGCATTGGCGATGGAGAATTTGTGGGCGTCGCGGTCGCCGTCCAGCGTCCAGCGCATGAAGGTCTGGTAGAAGCCGCAATCCATGCGGCCGTTGCGGATCACGCTGTCGAAGCGCGGCGGCGAGATGCCGACCTTCTCGGCCAGCGCCAGCGCCTCCGAATAGATCGCCGCGTAGCCCAGCGAGATGAAATTG is a window encoding:
- a CDS encoding ABC transporter permease, translating into MAVTLDQTIAQKQHTFLSRVMSSQTFWVVIAVILACLFLSFATDAFATQKNLYNITRNITFVAIVALGMTFVIITGGIDLSVGSVLCLCSMVLAVTMHAGYSIEVGILATIVTALAIGAFNGVLIAYLGFPPFVVTLGMLSVARSLAMVASNNTVVFQFGPDHEKLLALGGGAWLFGIANPVLYMIILALITGFILRWTKFGRHIFAIGGNEHAATLTGVPVRQIKVAVYMTSALSAGLAGIIQTGWLGAVTTNIGTGMELQVIAATVIGGANLAGGVGTAFGAIVGAALIEVIRNSLGLLGINAFWQGTFIGGAILLAVLFDRIRNFRRSD
- a CDS encoding AraC family transcriptional regulator; its protein translation is MTDAIRLYWGRFGHVSVLNVANDFVTHAHGEAHLIIWLEGTAGEMTIGRETVGLGPETAAGINSFQPHSHALSRDGRPGLFLAFYIDPDWARRRRDLPASAPLFAQAAITLEPWLHQAAANLLDHLADNESIDDVANYEIERFIDSVLDAADASAPQVVRARINTMLDFRVRKAIQLMKANVCERISFDDVARSVGLSRPHFFALFKEQTNLTPNVYWNTLRMEEAVRQLQWSQEPLISVASNLGFTTQGNFSRFFRDHVGVPPTLYREAARAMS
- a CDS encoding sugar-binding protein, translating into MRKSLLLAAVAAMALGAGPALAKKQLVIVVKGLDNPFFEAIHQGCEKWNKENASSEYECFYTGPASTSDEAGEAQIVQDMLSKPDTVAMAISPSNAPLIAQTIKSANPSIPIMTVDADLAKEDAALRKTYLGTDNYLMGKRIGEYIKKAKPNGGTVCTIEGNPAADNILRRAQGMRDALSGKDGLSALAGEGGWTEVAGCPVFTNDDGAKGVQAMTDILAANPKLDAFGIMGGWPLFGAPQPYRDLFKPMADKIAKNEFVIGAADTIGDEVAIARDGLVTALVGQRPFEMGYKAPSVMIDLIEGKKVDDPVFTGLDECTKDTVDTCIQK
- a CDS encoding ATP-binding cassette domain-containing protein; this encodes MSVLELANISKHFGAIQAVNDVSFTLEAGEVVGLMGDNGAGKSTLVKMIAGNFHPSHGTMRMDGKELILHKPAEARQHGIEIVHQDLALCNNLTAAANVYLGRELRKGVGPFRILDYAAMYKRAGQLFAELKSETRPRDLVKQMSGGQRQAVAIARTMLSQAKIVLMDEPTAAISVRQVAEVLNLIRHLRDQGIAVVLISHRMPDVFDVADRVIVMRRGRKVADKKIASSSPEEVTGLITGAIEQVA
- a CDS encoding FadR/GntR family transcriptional regulator, whose protein sequence is MPREKSGKRLAEPAQPATIRRSEATRIAGLSVHASLAGEIGLRIVRGDYPPGAILPNEAKWSETFNVSRSAVREAIKMLMAKSLLASRPKIGSWVEPRERWNLLDRDVLAWYATSPDREVFLRTVQEFRHIIEPEAAAFAAMRRSDEQMVEISQACREMGEAAHIQERTRADTRFHLAILRASGNELLVPLGVLIESALDHLFVFVTREHSDQRRAQSLHEAIERNIRLQRPAAARTAVHRLLANTDEVIERSRR